One part of the Podarcis muralis chromosome 3, rPodMur119.hap1.1, whole genome shotgun sequence genome encodes these proteins:
- the LOC114595023 gene encoding uncharacterized protein LOC114595023 isoform X1, whose product MGPEVGVGDKERATLEGPQLKTPNCGPVTTSQALALAEGFLLSQAEERKQAEQQGKDLFAEMDPDSSETQRSPLDTRGRPLGDRRMPPRPPHPSFHENGGEAAAAVETDLGPLGFEDVAVYFTEEEWALLDPDQRALHKEVMEENRRIVDSLSADGLKIMNKGNRDNIHTLGKLYKYLECGESYSLSSHSTSHKIYPPGKNRYRYLEDGKTFRQKTFLTFPKISHSREKPHQCLECGKRFSHRAALKAHQRIHTGEKPYQCLECGKSFSQKAKLKAHQRIHTGEKPYQCLECEKSFPCKNSLTFHQRIHTGEKPYKCLECGKSFSQKAKLKAHQRIHTGEKPYQCLECAKSFRQKVHLTSHQSIHTGEKPYQCLECGKNFSRKDTLTSHERNHRVEKPYKCLECGRSFVRGCQLTSHQTIHTGEKPHQCLECGKSFTCKNSLTFHQRIHTGEKPHQCLECGKSFTRKNSLTFHQRIHAGEKPYQCLECGKSFREKAKLTDHQRIHTGEKPYQCLECGKRFSQKNSLTFHQKIHTGEKPYKCLECGKSFRQKAKLTDHQRNHTGEKPYQCLECGKNFSRKDTLTSHERIHRGEKPYKCFECGRSFITGCHLTSHQRIHTGEKPHQCLECGKSFSQKNSLTSHQRIHSRENHLI is encoded by the exons ATGGGCCCTGAAGTGGGGGTGGGAGACAAAGAGAGAGCAACTCTTGAGGGTCCCCAGCTTAAGACCCCCAACTGTGGGCCAGTGACCACTTCCCAGGCCCtggccctggctgaaggtttcctcctgagtcaggcggaggagagaaagcaggcagagcagcagg GAAAGGATctgtttgcagaaatggacccAGATTCCTCTGAGACACAGAGgtctccgttggacaccagagggAGACCACTGG GTGACCGAAGGATGCCCCCCAGACCTCCTCATCCATCTTTTCATGAGAacggaggagaagcagcagcagctgtggaaacAGATCTG GGTCCTCtgggctttgaagatgtcgctgtgtatttcacagaggaggagtgggcgttgctggatcctgaccagagagctctgcataaggaagtcatggaggagaatcgtagGATTGTGGACTCTCTCA GTGCTGATGGATTGAAAATTATGAACAAGGGGAACCGTGACAACATTCACACACTGGGGAAATTGTATAAATATTTGGAGTGTGGAGAGAGTTATAGTCTGAGCTCCCATTCTACTTCCCATAAAATATATCCTCCTGGGAAAAATCGTTATCGGTACTTGGAAGATGGTAAGACATTTCGTCAGAAGACATTTCTCACCTTCCCTAAAATAAGTCACAGCAGGGAGAAACCccatcagtgtttggaatgtgggaagaggttCAGTCACAGGGCTGCGCTCAaggcccatcaaagaattcatacaggagagaaaccatatcagtgcttggaatgtgggaagagcttcagtcagaaagcTAAGCTCAaggcccatcaaagaattcatacaggggagaaaccatatcagtgcttggaatgtgaaaagagcttcccTTGCAAGAAtagtctcactttccatcaaagaattcatacaggagagaaaccatacaagtgcttggaatgtgggaagagcttcagtcagaaagcTAAGCTCAaggcccatcaaagaattcatacaggggagaaaccatatcagtgcttggaatgtgcaaagagcttcaggcagaaaGTTCACCTCACATCCCATCAAagtattcatacaggggagaaaccatatcagtgcttggaatgtgggaagaattTTAGTCGGAAGGATACCCTTACTTCACATGAAAGAAATCACCGagtggagaaaccatataaatgcttggaatgtggaaggagcttcgtTAGGGGCTGccagctcacttcccatcaaacaattcacactggggagaaaccccatCAATGcttagaatgtgggaagagcttcacttgCAAGAATAgcctcactttccatcaaagaattcacactggggagaaaccccatcagtgcttagaatgtgggaagagcttcactcgCAAGAAtagtctcactttccatcaaagaattcatgcaggggagaaaccatatcagtgcttggagtgtgggaagagcttcagggagAAAGCTAAGCTCACagatcatcaaagaattcatacaggggagaaaccatatcagtgcttggagtgtgggaagagattCAGTCAAAAGAAtagtctcactttccatcaaaaaattcatacaggggagaaaccctataaatgcttggaatgtggaaagagcttcaggcagaaaGCTAAGCTCACAGATCACCAAAGaaatcatacaggggagaaaccatatcagtgcttggaatgtggaaagaatttTAGTCGGAAGGATACCCTTACTTCACATGAAAGAATTCAcagaggagagaaaccatataaatgctttgaatgtggacGGAGCTTCATTACGGGctgccatctcacttcccatcaaagaattcacactggagagaaaccccatcagtgcttagaatgtgggaagagcttcagtcaaaagaatagtctcacttcccatcaaagaattcacagcaGGGAGAATCATCTTATTTGA
- the LOC114595023 gene encoding uncharacterized protein LOC114595023 isoform X3 — protein MDPDSSETQRSPLDTRGRPLGDRRMPPRPPHPSFHENGGEAAAAVETDLGPLGFEDVAVYFTEEEWALLDPDQRALHKEVMEENRRIVDSLSADGLKIMNKGNRDNIHTLGKLYKYLECGESYSLSSHSTSHKIYPPGKNRYRYLEDGKTFRQKTFLTFPKISHSREKPHQCLECGKRFSHRAALKAHQRIHTGEKPYQCLECGKSFSQKAKLKAHQRIHTGEKPYQCLECEKSFPCKNSLTFHQRIHTGEKPYKCLECGKSFSQKAKLKAHQRIHTGEKPYQCLECAKSFRQKVHLTSHQSIHTGEKPYQCLECGKNFSRKDTLTSHERNHRVEKPYKCLECGRSFVRGCQLTSHQTIHTGEKPHQCLECGKSFTCKNSLTFHQRIHTGEKPHQCLECGKSFTRKNSLTFHQRIHAGEKPYQCLECGKSFREKAKLTDHQRIHTGEKPYQCLECGKRFSQKNSLTFHQKIHTGEKPYKCLECGKSFRQKAKLTDHQRNHTGEKPYQCLECGKNFSRKDTLTSHERIHRGEKPYKCFECGRSFITGCHLTSHQRIHTGEKPHQCLECGKSFSQKNSLTSHQRIHSRENHLI, from the exons atggacccAGATTCCTCTGAGACACAGAGgtctccgttggacaccagagggAGACCACTGG GTGACCGAAGGATGCCCCCCAGACCTCCTCATCCATCTTTTCATGAGAacggaggagaagcagcagcagctgtggaaacAGATCTG GGTCCTCtgggctttgaagatgtcgctgtgtatttcacagaggaggagtgggcgttgctggatcctgaccagagagctctgcataaggaagtcatggaggagaatcgtagGATTGTGGACTCTCTCA GTGCTGATGGATTGAAAATTATGAACAAGGGGAACCGTGACAACATTCACACACTGGGGAAATTGTATAAATATTTGGAGTGTGGAGAGAGTTATAGTCTGAGCTCCCATTCTACTTCCCATAAAATATATCCTCCTGGGAAAAATCGTTATCGGTACTTGGAAGATGGTAAGACATTTCGTCAGAAGACATTTCTCACCTTCCCTAAAATAAGTCACAGCAGGGAGAAACCccatcagtgtttggaatgtgggaagaggttCAGTCACAGGGCTGCGCTCAaggcccatcaaagaattcatacaggagagaaaccatatcagtgcttggaatgtgggaagagcttcagtcagaaagcTAAGCTCAaggcccatcaaagaattcatacaggggagaaaccatatcagtgcttggaatgtgaaaagagcttcccTTGCAAGAAtagtctcactttccatcaaagaattcatacaggagagaaaccatacaagtgcttggaatgtgggaagagcttcagtcagaaagcTAAGCTCAaggcccatcaaagaattcatacaggggagaaaccatatcagtgcttggaatgtgcaaagagcttcaggcagaaaGTTCACCTCACATCCCATCAAagtattcatacaggggagaaaccatatcagtgcttggaatgtgggaagaattTTAGTCGGAAGGATACCCTTACTTCACATGAAAGAAATCACCGagtggagaaaccatataaatgcttggaatgtggaaggagcttcgtTAGGGGCTGccagctcacttcccatcaaacaattcacactggggagaaaccccatCAATGcttagaatgtgggaagagcttcacttgCAAGAATAgcctcactttccatcaaagaattcacactggggagaaaccccatcagtgcttagaatgtgggaagagcttcactcgCAAGAAtagtctcactttccatcaaagaattcatgcaggggagaaaccatatcagtgcttggagtgtgggaagagcttcagggagAAAGCTAAGCTCACagatcatcaaagaattcatacaggggagaaaccatatcagtgcttggagtgtgggaagagattCAGTCAAAAGAAtagtctcactttccatcaaaaaattcatacaggggagaaaccctataaatgcttggaatgtggaaagagcttcaggcagaaaGCTAAGCTCACAGATCACCAAAGaaatcatacaggggagaaaccatatcagtgcttggaatgtggaaagaatttTAGTCGGAAGGATACCCTTACTTCACATGAAAGAATTCAcagaggagagaaaccatataaatgctttgaatgtggacGGAGCTTCATTACGGGctgccatctcacttcccatcaaagaattcacactggagagaaaccccatcagtgcttagaatgtgggaagagcttcagtcaaaagaatagtctcacttcccatcaaagaattcacagcaGGGAGAATCATCTTATTTGA
- the LOC114595023 gene encoding uncharacterized protein LOC114595023 isoform X2, which produces MVDLFAEMDPDSSETQRSPLDTRGRPLGDRRMPPRPPHPSFHENGGEAAAAVETDLGPLGFEDVAVYFTEEEWALLDPDQRALHKEVMEENRRIVDSLSADGLKIMNKGNRDNIHTLGKLYKYLECGESYSLSSHSTSHKIYPPGKNRYRYLEDGKTFRQKTFLTFPKISHSREKPHQCLECGKRFSHRAALKAHQRIHTGEKPYQCLECGKSFSQKAKLKAHQRIHTGEKPYQCLECEKSFPCKNSLTFHQRIHTGEKPYKCLECGKSFSQKAKLKAHQRIHTGEKPYQCLECAKSFRQKVHLTSHQSIHTGEKPYQCLECGKNFSRKDTLTSHERNHRVEKPYKCLECGRSFVRGCQLTSHQTIHTGEKPHQCLECGKSFTCKNSLTFHQRIHTGEKPHQCLECGKSFTRKNSLTFHQRIHAGEKPYQCLECGKSFREKAKLTDHQRIHTGEKPYQCLECGKRFSQKNSLTFHQKIHTGEKPYKCLECGKSFRQKAKLTDHQRNHTGEKPYQCLECGKNFSRKDTLTSHERIHRGEKPYKCFECGRSFITGCHLTSHQRIHTGEKPHQCLECGKSFSQKNSLTSHQRIHSRENHLI; this is translated from the exons atggtg GATctgtttgcagaaatggacccAGATTCCTCTGAGACACAGAGgtctccgttggacaccagagggAGACCACTGG GTGACCGAAGGATGCCCCCCAGACCTCCTCATCCATCTTTTCATGAGAacggaggagaagcagcagcagctgtggaaacAGATCTG GGTCCTCtgggctttgaagatgtcgctgtgtatttcacagaggaggagtgggcgttgctggatcctgaccagagagctctgcataaggaagtcatggaggagaatcgtagGATTGTGGACTCTCTCA GTGCTGATGGATTGAAAATTATGAACAAGGGGAACCGTGACAACATTCACACACTGGGGAAATTGTATAAATATTTGGAGTGTGGAGAGAGTTATAGTCTGAGCTCCCATTCTACTTCCCATAAAATATATCCTCCTGGGAAAAATCGTTATCGGTACTTGGAAGATGGTAAGACATTTCGTCAGAAGACATTTCTCACCTTCCCTAAAATAAGTCACAGCAGGGAGAAACCccatcagtgtttggaatgtgggaagaggttCAGTCACAGGGCTGCGCTCAaggcccatcaaagaattcatacaggagagaaaccatatcagtgcttggaatgtgggaagagcttcagtcagaaagcTAAGCTCAaggcccatcaaagaattcatacaggggagaaaccatatcagtgcttggaatgtgaaaagagcttcccTTGCAAGAAtagtctcactttccatcaaagaattcatacaggagagaaaccatacaagtgcttggaatgtgggaagagcttcagtcagaaagcTAAGCTCAaggcccatcaaagaattcatacaggggagaaaccatatcagtgcttggaatgtgcaaagagcttcaggcagaaaGTTCACCTCACATCCCATCAAagtattcatacaggggagaaaccatatcagtgcttggaatgtgggaagaattTTAGTCGGAAGGATACCCTTACTTCACATGAAAGAAATCACCGagtggagaaaccatataaatgcttggaatgtggaaggagcttcgtTAGGGGCTGccagctcacttcccatcaaacaattcacactggggagaaaccccatCAATGcttagaatgtgggaagagcttcacttgCAAGAATAgcctcactttccatcaaagaattcacactggggagaaaccccatcagtgcttagaatgtgggaagagcttcactcgCAAGAAtagtctcactttccatcaaagaattcatgcaggggagaaaccatatcagtgcttggagtgtgggaagagcttcagggagAAAGCTAAGCTCACagatcatcaaagaattcatacaggggagaaaccatatcagtgcttggagtgtgggaagagattCAGTCAAAAGAAtagtctcactttccatcaaaaaattcatacaggggagaaaccctataaatgcttggaatgtggaaagagcttcaggcagaaaGCTAAGCTCACAGATCACCAAAGaaatcatacaggggagaaaccatatcagtgcttggaatgtggaaagaatttTAGTCGGAAGGATACCCTTACTTCACATGAAAGAATTCAcagaggagagaaaccatataaatgctttgaatgtggacGGAGCTTCATTACGGGctgccatctcacttcccatcaaagaattcacactggagagaaaccccatcagtgcttagaatgtgggaagagcttcagtcaaaagaatagtctcacttcccatcaaagaattcacagcaGGGAGAATCATCTTATTTGA
- the LOC114595023 gene encoding uncharacterized protein LOC114595023 isoform X4, translating to MPPRPPHPSFHENGGEAAAAVETDLGPLGFEDVAVYFTEEEWALLDPDQRALHKEVMEENRRIVDSLSADGLKIMNKGNRDNIHTLGKLYKYLECGESYSLSSHSTSHKIYPPGKNRYRYLEDGKTFRQKTFLTFPKISHSREKPHQCLECGKRFSHRAALKAHQRIHTGEKPYQCLECGKSFSQKAKLKAHQRIHTGEKPYQCLECEKSFPCKNSLTFHQRIHTGEKPYKCLECGKSFSQKAKLKAHQRIHTGEKPYQCLECAKSFRQKVHLTSHQSIHTGEKPYQCLECGKNFSRKDTLTSHERNHRVEKPYKCLECGRSFVRGCQLTSHQTIHTGEKPHQCLECGKSFTCKNSLTFHQRIHTGEKPHQCLECGKSFTRKNSLTFHQRIHAGEKPYQCLECGKSFREKAKLTDHQRIHTGEKPYQCLECGKRFSQKNSLTFHQKIHTGEKPYKCLECGKSFRQKAKLTDHQRNHTGEKPYQCLECGKNFSRKDTLTSHERIHRGEKPYKCFECGRSFITGCHLTSHQRIHTGEKPHQCLECGKSFSQKNSLTSHQRIHSRENHLI from the exons ATGCCCCCCAGACCTCCTCATCCATCTTTTCATGAGAacggaggagaagcagcagcagctgtggaaacAGATCTG GGTCCTCtgggctttgaagatgtcgctgtgtatttcacagaggaggagtgggcgttgctggatcctgaccagagagctctgcataaggaagtcatggaggagaatcgtagGATTGTGGACTCTCTCA GTGCTGATGGATTGAAAATTATGAACAAGGGGAACCGTGACAACATTCACACACTGGGGAAATTGTATAAATATTTGGAGTGTGGAGAGAGTTATAGTCTGAGCTCCCATTCTACTTCCCATAAAATATATCCTCCTGGGAAAAATCGTTATCGGTACTTGGAAGATGGTAAGACATTTCGTCAGAAGACATTTCTCACCTTCCCTAAAATAAGTCACAGCAGGGAGAAACCccatcagtgtttggaatgtgggaagaggttCAGTCACAGGGCTGCGCTCAaggcccatcaaagaattcatacaggagagaaaccatatcagtgcttggaatgtgggaagagcttcagtcagaaagcTAAGCTCAaggcccatcaaagaattcatacaggggagaaaccatatcagtgcttggaatgtgaaaagagcttcccTTGCAAGAAtagtctcactttccatcaaagaattcatacaggagagaaaccatacaagtgcttggaatgtgggaagagcttcagtcagaaagcTAAGCTCAaggcccatcaaagaattcatacaggggagaaaccatatcagtgcttggaatgtgcaaagagcttcaggcagaaaGTTCACCTCACATCCCATCAAagtattcatacaggggagaaaccatatcagtgcttggaatgtgggaagaattTTAGTCGGAAGGATACCCTTACTTCACATGAAAGAAATCACCGagtggagaaaccatataaatgcttggaatgtggaaggagcttcgtTAGGGGCTGccagctcacttcccatcaaacaattcacactggggagaaaccccatCAATGcttagaatgtgggaagagcttcacttgCAAGAATAgcctcactttccatcaaagaattcacactggggagaaaccccatcagtgcttagaatgtgggaagagcttcactcgCAAGAAtagtctcactttccatcaaagaattcatgcaggggagaaaccatatcagtgcttggagtgtgggaagagcttcagggagAAAGCTAAGCTCACagatcatcaaagaattcatacaggggagaaaccatatcagtgcttggagtgtgggaagagattCAGTCAAAAGAAtagtctcactttccatcaaaaaattcatacaggggagaaaccctataaatgcttggaatgtggaaagagcttcaggcagaaaGCTAAGCTCACAGATCACCAAAGaaatcatacaggggagaaaccatatcagtgcttggaatgtggaaagaatttTAGTCGGAAGGATACCCTTACTTCACATGAAAGAATTCAcagaggagagaaaccatataaatgctttgaatgtggacGGAGCTTCATTACGGGctgccatctcacttcccatcaaagaattcacactggagagaaaccccatcagtgcttagaatgtgggaagagcttcagtcaaaagaatagtctcacttcccatcaaagaattcacagcaGGGAGAATCATCTTATTTGA